One genomic segment of Vulcanisaeta thermophila includes these proteins:
- a CDS encoding SWIM zinc finger family protein, with the protein MEEYQQLNKRLKEWLLELASSLNWRVDKVLDSYKLAQNSEILDLRDDGRYITGIRLKVPSESRNNTYYYVSVGPYGAKCTCEASVIRGEVCKHIVAGLIMWNMLNVIKYGRWIDTKELGWLRGDGGHQVG; encoded by the coding sequence GTGGAGGAGTACCAGCAATTAAACAAGAGGCTTAAGGAGTGGCTCCTCGAGCTAGCCTCATCATTAAACTGGAGGGTTGATAAAGTCCTCGACTCATACAAACTGGCACAGAATTCCGAAATACTGGATTTAAGGGATGATGGGAGGTACATAACGGGTATAAGGCTTAAGGTGCCCTCCGAAAGCAGGAACAACACCTACTATTACGTGTCCGTGGGTCCCTACGGGGCCAAGTGCACCTGCGAGGCCTCCGTGATAAGGGGCGAGGTCTGTAAGCACATAGTGGCTGGGTTAATAATGTGGAACATGCTCAACGTGATTAAGTACGGCAGGTGGATTGACACTAAGGAATTGGGGTGGTTGAGGGGGGATGGAGGTCATCAGGTGGGTTAA
- a CDS encoding class I SAM-dependent methyltransferase has product MEVIRWVKDSYERIAERYGETRRGGPIANQLIPIINRYIQGEPGIVVDIGPGNGDNLRITWERFHQSTYIGCELSINMIRGSQVTIHWVNCSATHIPIRDGVADLVIAIAVLHHVPKSIIKYVLEDINRIMKNNGIFIATVWACNESTLRKLIPFNDCEGSIPWSYGVEEQVHRYYRLYRQGELESELGGAGFVPIESGALRLGRYLNYYAVALKGQVNRQ; this is encoded by the coding sequence ATGGAGGTCATCAGGTGGGTTAAGGACTCCTATGAGAGGATAGCCGAGAGGTATGGTGAAACGAGGCGTGGAGGCCCCATAGCCAATCAATTAATACCAATAATTAATAGGTATATTCAGGGAGAACCAGGCATTGTGGTGGACATAGGCCCTGGCAATGGTGACAACCTCAGGATAACGTGGGAGAGATTCCACCAAAGCACCTACATAGGCTGTGAATTAAGCATTAACATGATAAGGGGCTCACAGGTAACAATACACTGGGTAAACTGCTCCGCAACCCACATACCCATTAGGGATGGGGTTGCCGACCTGGTGATAGCCATTGCGGTGCTCCATCACGTGCCCAAATCCATCATTAAGTACGTGCTAGAGGACATAAACAGGATCATGAAGAACAACGGCATATTCATAGCCACAGTATGGGCATGCAACGAGAGCACCCTACGCAAATTAATACCCTTCAATGATTGCGAGGGATCCATACCGTGGAGTTACGGTGTTGAGGAGCAAGTGCACAGGTATTACAGGCTTTATAGGCAGGGTGAGCTGGAGAGTGAATTAGGCGGTGCTGGGTTCGTGCCAATTGAAAGCGGCGCCCTACGGCTGGGCAGGTACCTAAACTACTACGCCGTAGCATTAAAGGGGCAGGTCAATAGGCAATAA
- a CDS encoding amidohydrolase family protein: MTQFIDFHTHPAVGDLRALRYRLQKMGAGAAILHPIDIDPLLNLSMNELLRLSNKLRLSIISVKTILNEIRKLINDWPDMMIDGMKLWYSIFSQSVSDFFIPFMSINPSFGVRYVKQKLWELEHLGMRGIFISPVLQFIDPLGNEAFRLILDYSERNNILIAMHLGLPSIMDGNEYKRLLDIVLDELSNVLDEYRPDIVITGLGLTPDIVQVWLQRITKLMRRFDNLYLSTTDINCYLFNNSGLKVSSLGVDRLMFGSGYPYRRFKDVSYELKCVVEGALDDHERESILIDNTLELLKYHDFDQYLQRISVIAY, encoded by the coding sequence ATGACCCAATTTATAGACTTCCATACGCACCCAGCTGTGGGTGATCTCAGGGCTCTACGTTATAGGCTCCAGAAAATGGGTGCCGGCGCGGCCATTCTCCACCCAATTGACATAGATCCATTGCTTAACCTATCCATGAATGAGTTACTAAGGCTTAGTAATAAGTTAAGGCTTAGCATAATTAGCGTAAAGACCATTCTTAATGAGATCAGGAAATTAATTAATGATTGGCCTGATATGATGATTGACGGCATGAAGCTTTGGTACTCCATTTTCAGCCAAAGCGTTAGTGATTTCTTCATTCCATTCATGAGCATAAACCCAAGCTTCGGTGTTAGGTATGTTAAGCAGAAGCTCTGGGAGCTGGAGCACCTGGGTATGAGGGGCATCTTCATATCCCCCGTACTTCAATTCATCGATCCATTGGGCAACGAGGCCTTTCGCCTAATCCTTGATTATTCCGAGAGGAATAATATACTGATTGCGATGCACCTGGGATTACCATCAATAATGGATGGGAATGAGTACAAAAGGTTGTTGGATATTGTCCTTGACGAACTAAGTAATGTCCTTGATGAGTACAGGCCGGACATAGTAATCACTGGGTTGGGCTTAACACCTGATATTGTGCAGGTTTGGCTTCAGAGGATCACTAAGTTAATGAGGAGGTTCGATAATCTGTACCTAAGCACAACTGACATAAACTGTTACTTATTCAATAATTCGGGGTTGAAGGTAAGTAGTTTGGGAGTTGATAGGTTAATGTTTGGGAGTGGGTATCCATATAGGAGGTTTAAGGATGTGAGTTATGAGTTAAAGTGCGTGGTAGAGGGCGCCTTAGATGATCATGAGAGGGAATCAATACTTATTGACAATACCCTGGAACTCCTCAAATACCATGACTTTGACCAGTACCTACAGAGAATAAGCGTTATTGCCTATTGA
- a CDS encoding 3-hydroxyacyl-CoA dehydrogenase/enoyl-CoA hydratase family protein, producing MSQLGIRKVAVIGSGTMGHGIAEVSAMAGYDVVMVDVSQEILNKALERIRWSLGKFVERGRLSKDDVERIMGRIRTSLSIAEAVRDADIMIEAVPEDINLKKKVFAEADANAPPHAILATNTSSLPITEIAEATRRPDKVVGIHFFNPPPLMPLVEVIKGAKTSDETAKKAYEFAKSLGKEPIMVNRDVPGFIVNRILIALNSGVCLMAADGTYSVVEIDSATKYRAGLPMGIFELQDFTGIDVGYMVGLAVALRDPLLRVPCPLIEDLYKKGWLGQKSGRGFYEYKEGTYSRANIPREAGEKVDLVKVFAPAVNMAAWLLREGIATRDDIDKGVKLGLGWPKGVFEYADEFGIDNIVKALNELHAKYNYDLFKPDPLLEQMVKEGRLGQKSGRGFYEYGPGATVEFKEIILKKEPPLAWIILNRPMRLNTLTMTMMEEISKALDMLWDDKDVRVVIFRGAGDRAFSAGADVTAFAGPLHTYYFYISNRKFQEVVSKIERFPKPTIAAIDGYALGGGLELALACDFRIATDRSELGQPEINLGIIPGAGGTQRLIRYVGLGRAKELIMLGDRIKAEEAYRIGLVNRVVPKEKFEEEVRSFAMKLAQGPPIALTYAKYAINFGTQVPTDIGLMLEAAFFSMATTTKDAQEGVLAFLNRRKPEFKGE from the coding sequence ATGTCCCAGCTGGGTATTAGGAAGGTTGCGGTTATTGGGAGTGGAACGATGGGACACGGAATAGCTGAGGTATCTGCAATGGCTGGTTATGACGTGGTTATGGTTGATGTGAGCCAGGAAATACTCAACAAGGCCCTGGAACGCATTAGGTGGAGCCTGGGTAAGTTCGTGGAGAGGGGTAGGTTGTCTAAGGATGATGTTGAGAGGATAATGGGTAGGATAAGGACCTCCCTATCCATCGCCGAGGCAGTTAGGGATGCCGACATAATGATCGAGGCGGTTCCCGAGGACATAAACCTAAAGAAGAAGGTGTTCGCAGAGGCCGACGCCAATGCACCACCCCACGCAATACTGGCCACCAACACCAGTAGCTTGCCGATAACTGAGATTGCGGAGGCCACGAGGAGGCCCGATAAGGTGGTGGGCATTCACTTCTTCAACCCACCACCACTCATGCCCCTGGTGGAGGTAATTAAGGGTGCCAAGACCAGTGATGAAACCGCCAAGAAGGCCTACGAATTCGCCAAGAGCCTGGGTAAGGAGCCAATAATGGTTAATAGGGACGTGCCAGGCTTCATAGTTAATAGGATACTCATAGCCCTAAACTCAGGGGTATGCCTAATGGCGGCTGATGGGACATACAGCGTTGTTGAGATAGACTCAGCCACAAAGTACAGGGCTGGCTTACCCATGGGGATATTCGAGTTACAGGACTTCACGGGGATAGACGTGGGCTACATGGTTGGATTAGCAGTGGCCCTTAGGGACCCACTGCTCAGGGTTCCATGCCCATTGATTGAGGACTTGTACAAGAAGGGTTGGCTTGGCCAGAAGAGTGGCAGGGGGTTCTACGAGTATAAGGAGGGGACGTACAGTAGGGCAAACATACCCAGGGAGGCTGGCGAGAAGGTGGACCTTGTTAAGGTATTCGCACCAGCAGTAAACATGGCCGCGTGGCTTCTCAGGGAGGGGATTGCCACGAGGGATGATATTGATAAGGGCGTTAAACTGGGCCTTGGCTGGCCCAAGGGGGTTTTCGAGTATGCCGATGAGTTCGGCATTGACAATATTGTTAAGGCATTGAATGAATTACACGCCAAGTATAACTACGACCTATTCAAACCAGACCCATTACTTGAGCAGATGGTTAAGGAGGGGAGGCTTGGCCAAAAGAGTGGGCGTGGATTCTACGAGTATGGTCCTGGGGCGACGGTGGAGTTTAAGGAAATAATACTCAAGAAAGAGCCACCGCTAGCATGGATAATACTCAACAGGCCCATGAGGCTCAATACGCTCACTATGACCATGATGGAGGAGATAAGCAAGGCCCTTGACATGCTCTGGGATGATAAGGATGTTAGGGTTGTGATTTTCAGGGGCGCAGGTGACAGGGCATTCTCAGCCGGCGCCGATGTGACGGCATTCGCGGGGCCGCTCCACACGTACTATTTCTATATAAGTAATAGGAAGTTCCAAGAGGTGGTAAGTAAGATCGAGAGGTTCCCCAAGCCCACAATAGCCGCCATAGATGGTTACGCGCTGGGCGGAGGACTCGAGCTAGCCCTGGCCTGTGACTTCAGGATAGCCACGGACAGGTCGGAGCTTGGTCAACCCGAGATTAACCTTGGCATTATACCAGGGGCCGGCGGGACACAGAGGCTCATTAGGTACGTGGGGCTTGGCAGGGCTAAGGAATTGATAATGCTCGGTGACAGGATAAAGGCTGAGGAGGCATATAGGATAGGCCTGGTCAATAGGGTGGTGCCCAAGGAGAAGTTTGAGGAGGAAGTTAGGTCATTTGCCATGAAGCTCGCACAGGGGCCACCCATTGCACTAACATATGCTAAGTACGCCATAAACTTCGGAACCCAGGTACCCACGGACATAGGGCTAATGCTAGAGGCTGCATTCTTCAGCATGGCCACAACCACCAAGGACGCCCAGGAGGGTGTTTTGGCGTTTCTAAATAGGAGGAAGCCCGAGTTCAAGGGTGAATAA
- a CDS encoding SCP2 sterol-binding domain-containing protein produces the protein MSEDPFELLRSNINQALPRIQSRLSGPVKVFQFTGEGYEPFYLEVGGGTIKINKGSHSSPTATIQVSKDNLLKLIKGQLDAMQAYFSGQLKVTGNILDAASLVDILNAARG, from the coding sequence ATGTCAGAGGATCCCTTCGAATTACTAAGGTCAAACATAAACCAAGCCCTCCCAAGGATACAGAGTAGGTTATCAGGGCCCGTTAAGGTCTTTCAATTTACTGGGGAGGGCTACGAACCATTTTACCTAGAGGTTGGTGGGGGAACGATAAAGATAAACAAGGGCTCGCACTCATCACCCACAGCCACCATACAGGTAAGTAAGGATAACCTACTAAAGCTAATTAAGGGCCAGCTAGATGCCATGCAGGCATACTTCTCAGGGCAGCTCAAGGTCACTGGGAACATATTGGATGCAGCATCCCTCGTGGATATACTAAACGCAGCCAGAGGCTAA
- a CDS encoding zinc-binding dehydrogenase yields the protein MKAATYRGPNKPWLEIKEVPTPKPGPGEILIRVAATGICHSDLHLFKGDFGPVREGFIPGHEISGWVEDFGPDVKNPWGLKKGDPVIVSWIVPDGICKYCASGRENYCPAAAGRMPGLVGLNGGHAEYLTVPEIAVIPLEKGVDVYYAAPIACAYGTAYHALREAGVGPGTSLVVIGAGGVGLSAIQLAHAMGAYPIIAVDIRDYALEKAKELGATYVINSSKEDPVSKIRDILPDGADAVHEARPEPDLKISMEVIARAGTIVVTGLGGPKSAFSINVLPFVINGIRVIGSLGYRPRLDLPEIIRLVASGKVDIKKFVSHTYAPEQINEAYENLEKGLHTRAIVKWG from the coding sequence ATGAAGGCAGCAACATACAGAGGACCGAATAAACCCTGGCTTGAAATTAAGGAGGTGCCCACACCAAAGCCGGGGCCTGGTGAGATTCTCATTAGGGTTGCGGCCACGGGAATATGCCATAGCGACTTACATTTATTCAAGGGGGACTTCGGACCCGTTAGGGAGGGCTTCATACCTGGTCATGAGATTTCAGGTTGGGTTGAGGATTTTGGACCCGATGTTAAGAATCCATGGGGTCTGAAGAAGGGGGATCCCGTTATTGTCTCTTGGATAGTGCCTGACGGTATCTGTAAGTACTGCGCCAGCGGTAGGGAGAACTATTGCCCGGCGGCTGCGGGTAGGATGCCTGGTCTAGTGGGGTTGAATGGCGGGCATGCGGAGTATTTAACGGTGCCGGAAATAGCCGTGATACCTCTGGAGAAGGGTGTTGATGTTTACTACGCGGCACCAATAGCCTGCGCCTATGGCACGGCCTACCACGCACTGAGGGAGGCTGGTGTTGGTCCAGGGACTAGCCTGGTGGTCATTGGTGCGGGTGGTGTTGGTTTGTCAGCAATACAGCTTGCCCATGCCATGGGGGCTTACCCAATAATTGCCGTGGATATCAGGGACTACGCACTTGAGAAGGCAAAGGAATTAGGGGCCACCTACGTGATAAACTCCTCAAAGGAGGACCCAGTGAGTAAAATAAGGGATATACTACCCGATGGTGCTGATGCGGTTCATGAGGCAAGGCCTGAACCAGACCTGAAGATATCCATGGAGGTAATTGCCAGGGCAGGTACCATAGTGGTTACTGGGTTAGGGGGTCCCAAATCCGCGTTCTCAATCAACGTGCTACCCTTTGTGATAAACGGCATTAGGGTCATTGGCAGCCTAGGTTATAGGCCAAGGCTTGATTTACCAGAGATAATAAGGCTAGTGGCCTCGGGTAAGGTGGATATTAAGAAATTCGTCAGCCACACATACGCACCTGAACAGATAAATGAGGCCTATGAAAACCTCGAGAAGGGACTACATACCAGGGCAATTGTTAAGTGGGGTTGA
- a CDS encoding SCP2 sterol-binding domain-containing protein — protein MSSEGFVFPSPQWAEAYCKALNDNPEYREAGKGWKWDVALVAVNIPDNVTSAVARILGLPDPRTLGVTVRGGAIKLRLRDGTCQGSEFILDLGENIPSALQSASLPGNVRIGPVDADYVLEADYKLWKDIILGKADVTAALLSRKIRLKKGSFLTLIQYSSAAIKMANTSLKVPTKFVD, from the coding sequence ATGTCTAGCGAGGGCTTTGTATTTCCAAGTCCACAGTGGGCTGAGGCGTACTGTAAGGCGCTAAATGACAATCCTGAGTATAGGGAGGCGGGTAAGGGTTGGAAGTGGGATGTGGCCCTTGTTGCTGTTAATATACCAGATAATGTAACATCCGCAGTTGCCAGGATACTGGGTTTGCCGGATCCTAGAACTCTTGGTGTGACTGTGAGGGGTGGTGCCATTAAGCTTAGGTTGAGGGATGGTACCTGCCAGGGTTCCGAGTTCATACTGGATCTTGGGGAGAACATACCAAGTGCTTTGCAGAGTGCCTCATTGCCTGGTAATGTTAGGATAGGACCCGTAGACGCTGATTATGTGCTTGAGGCTGATTATAAGCTATGGAAGGATATAATCCTGGGTAAGGCTGATGTGACGGCCGCATTATTATCAAGGAAGATAAGGCTAAAGAAGGGCAGCTTCCTAACACTAATTCAATACTCATCAGCTGCCATAAAGATGGCAAACACGTCATTAAAGGTACCCACTAAATTTGTGGATTGA
- a CDS encoding acyl-CoA dehydrogenase family protein, producing MAEYIDLEPLSNEDKLLRQSIHKFAKEVLRPNSTLLDKTSPKDRVSMNSPSFHVIREMRRIGIHRIHLPSQLGGLGLTHLQRYIIAEELGWGSLGFATLAGVDAIPFTLAALYGSERIKEELVKPWLEDTEGRYIGCWGVTEPEHGSDYILAFRDKDVESFGRGNVIIEQDGDEWVINGQKSAWVSAAPICTHMGLHAQIKDGKSLRDGAFVIVPLNAKGVRKGEVMDMLGLHDCPQGPVYFDNVRVPSDYVIALPPFYEVFSDQLLNITSVNMGAFAVGLARAAFEEALQYAKSRVQGGKPLVEHKNIKLKLYEMFEKVITARYYVRRAYEFVYRKFFDEQVILTPPRYARAAQVYAKKVAFEVAHEALQIFGAYGLTKEFIIEKLFRDARALLIEDGTVEALSLDAADDLINNYSIEYE from the coding sequence ATGGCCGAGTACATAGACCTAGAGCCACTGAGTAATGAGGATAAATTATTACGCCAAAGCATACATAAATTCGCTAAGGAAGTATTGAGACCTAATTCAACACTCCTTGATAAAACGAGCCCAAAAGATAGGGTTAGTATGAACTCTCCATCATTTCATGTAATTAGGGAGATGAGGCGCATTGGTATTCATAGAATCCACCTACCCTCACAGTTAGGCGGGCTTGGGTTAACGCACCTTCAAAGGTACATAATTGCCGAGGAGCTTGGTTGGGGCAGCCTGGGCTTTGCCACACTAGCTGGTGTTGATGCAATCCCCTTCACCCTAGCCGCGCTTTACGGCTCCGAGAGGATTAAGGAGGAGTTGGTTAAGCCGTGGTTAGAGGATACAGAGGGCAGGTACATAGGCTGCTGGGGTGTTACGGAACCCGAGCATGGGTCTGATTACATACTTGCCTTTAGGGATAAGGATGTGGAGTCTTTCGGTAGGGGTAATGTAATTATAGAGCAGGATGGTGATGAGTGGGTAATAAATGGACAGAAATCTGCCTGGGTTTCAGCGGCACCAATATGCACCCACATGGGCTTACACGCACAGATTAAGGATGGAAAGAGCCTCAGGGACGGCGCCTTCGTAATAGTTCCGTTAAATGCTAAGGGAGTAAGGAAGGGTGAGGTTATGGATATGCTAGGTCTCCATGATTGTCCCCAGGGACCTGTCTACTTTGATAATGTTAGGGTGCCCAGTGATTACGTTATTGCATTACCACCATTCTATGAGGTGTTCTCTGATCAATTACTAAACATAACAAGCGTCAATATGGGCGCATTCGCAGTGGGATTGGCAAGGGCAGCCTTTGAGGAGGCTCTGCAGTATGCTAAGTCCAGGGTGCAGGGAGGTAAGCCGTTGGTTGAGCATAAAAACATAAAATTGAAATTATACGAAATGTTCGAGAAAGTAATAACCGCTAGGTACTATGTAAGGCGTGCCTACGAATTCGTTTATAGGAAATTCTTTGATGAACAAGTAATCCTTACACCACCTAGATACGCCAGGGCGGCCCAGGTGTATGCTAAGAAAGTGGCCTTTGAAGTGGCGCATGAGGCGCTGCAAATATTCGGCGCCTATGGATTAACAAAGGAATTCATAATTGAAAAACTATTTAGAGACGCCAGGGCACTACTCATTGAGGATGGTACAGTGGAAGCCCTAAGTCTCGATGCGGCTGATGACTTAATAAATAACTATAGTATTGAATACGAATAA
- a CDS encoding acetoacetate decarboxylase family protein has translation MVLKGGDKGFGIPLNAPLYPFNTSISKILYSQVKVGIVLASIDGKSVEPLLPEGVDLAMEMAAFWVSEYGISNVGRYREAIVAIPVRTSGVDLAYYIPYIYVTNDAAMAGGREILGAPKKIGDVKLWVDDYGIVHGTLNRGGDLMKLMIHISNKLSPEQLDSFSNLMPRKENVITFPLLSVRTLPPLPDGTPGIAQLILWYARFTLLPKEYPELWIGTAALELHGTPNDPLNEITVTQIISGFYMEGNMELGVTRKLRDWILEWK, from the coding sequence ATGGTCCTTAAAGGTGGTGATAAGGGCTTTGGGATACCACTCAATGCCCCACTGTACCCATTTAACACGTCGATTAGTAAGATATTGTATAGTCAAGTGAAGGTGGGTATTGTATTGGCTAGTATTGACGGTAAATCCGTAGAACCCCTACTACCTGAGGGTGTGGATTTGGCCATGGAGATGGCAGCATTCTGGGTAAGTGAGTACGGGATATCAAACGTGGGTAGGTACAGGGAGGCAATAGTGGCAATACCAGTAAGGACGAGCGGTGTTGATCTAGCTTATTACATACCGTACATATACGTGACAAATGATGCGGCAATGGCAGGGGGTAGGGAAATACTCGGCGCACCCAAGAAAATAGGCGACGTAAAACTCTGGGTTGATGATTACGGGATAGTACACGGCACACTAAATAGGGGAGGCGACCTAATGAAGCTAATGATTCACATAAGCAATAAACTAAGCCCCGAACAACTGGACTCCTTTTCCAACCTAATGCCCAGGAAAGAAAACGTAATAACATTCCCACTACTATCAGTGAGAACACTACCACCACTACCAGACGGAACACCAGGAATAGCACAACTAATACTATGGTACGCCAGATTCACATTACTACCCAAGGAATACCCTGAACTATGGATAGGAACCGCAGCACTGGAACTCCACGGAACACCCAACGACCCACTAAATGAAATCACAGTTACACAAATAATCAGTGGATTTTATATGGAAGGTAACATGGAGCTAGGCGTCACAAGGAAATTAAGGGATTGGATCCTCGAGTGGAAATAA